Proteins encoded in a region of the Populus alba chromosome 13, ASM523922v2, whole genome shotgun sequence genome:
- the LOC118061434 gene encoding uncharacterized protein: protein MMSFLQKPFSVFLQVLFFLLLMCIPTFFAFHPNSSATSFGAAKYAVAEGNKEAEALLKWKASLDDNHNQAVLSSWVGSSPCKWLGITCDNSGSVANFSLPHFGLRGTLHSFNFSSLPNLLTLNLKNNSLYGTIPLEIGLLTSLNVLYLDKNNLTGLIPSSIGNLRNLSFLNIAENNLSGFVPPVIGQLESLVELSLHSNNLNGSLPPEMNNLTHLMILHLFSNNFTGHLPQDLCLGGLLVNFTAALNHFSGPIPKSLRNCPRLFRVRLEWNQLTGNISEDFGLYPNLNYMDLSHNDLYGELTWKWGGFHNLTSLKLSNNNITGEIPSELGKATRLQVIDLSSNLLKGTIPKELAQLKALFNLILHNNHLFGVLPVEIQMLSQLRALNLASNNLGGSIPKQLGECSNLLQLNLSHNKFIGSIPSEIGFLHFLGNLDLSGNLLAGEIPSQIGQLNQLETMNLSHNKLSGLIPTAFVDLVSLTDIDISYNELEGPIPKIKAFIEAPYEAFINNSGLCGNVSGLKPCTLLTSRRKSNKIVILILFPLLGSLLLLLIMVGCLYFHRRTSRERVSCLGERQSPHSFVVWGHEEEILHETVIQATNNFNFNNCIGKGGYGIVYRAMLPTGQVVAVKKLHPSREGELVDLKTFRNEIHMLIDIRHRNIVKLYGFCSLIEHSFLVYEFIERGNLKMNLSSEEQAMDLDWNRRLNVVKGVANALSYLHHDCSPPIIHRDISSSNVLLDSEYEAHVSDFGTARLLMPDSTNWTSFAGTFGYIAPELAYTMRVNEKCDVYSFGVVTMEVIMGMHPGDLISSLSASAFSSSSFSQINQHSLLKDVIDQRIPLPENRVAEGVVSIIKIAFACLLANPQSRPTMRQVASQLIARWPPLPKSFSEITLEDLMPQTTVTG from the exons ATGATGTCCTTCCTACAGAAACCATTCTCAGTGTTTCTCcaagtccttttttttctccttctaatGTGCATTCCTACTTTCTTTGCCTTTCATCCTAATTCCTCTGCAACTTCATTTGGTGCTGCCAAATATGCAGTTGCTGAAGGTAATAAAGAAGCGGAGGCTCTCCTAAAATGGAAAGCAAGTCTTGATGACAACCACAACCAAGCTGTCCTGTCTTCTTGGGTTGGCAGCAGCCCTTGCAAGTGGCTTGGAATCACTTGTGACAATTCTGGAAGTGTTGCGAATTTCAGCCTTCCACATTTTGGTCTGAGAGGTACGCTTCATAGTTTCAACTTCTCATCCTTACCCAATCTTCTCACTCTCAATCTCAAGAACAATTCACTCTACGGAACTATTCCACTTGAGATAGGATTGTTAACAAGTCTTAACGTTCTCtatcttgataaaaataatctcaCGGGTTTGATCCCTTCCTCTATTGGAAATTTGAGAAACTTATCCTTTCTCAATATCGCAGAGAATAATTTATCTGGATTTGTTCCTCCGGTAATAGGACAACTTGAATCCCTTGTTGAATTGAGTTTGCACAGTAATAATCTCAATGGTTCTCTACCCCCCGAGATGAATAATCTCACACATTTGATGATTTTGCACTTGTTTTCAAACAATTTCACTGGCCATTTACCACAAGACTTGTGCCTTGGTGGGTTGCTTGTAAATTTTACAGCCGCCCTCAATCATTTTTCTGGTCCAATCCCTAAAAGCTTGCGAAATTGTCCTCGTCTATTTAGAGTTAGGCTTGAGTGGAACCAATTGACGGGGAATATTTCTGAAGATTTTGGCCTCTACCCAAACTTGAACTATATGGATCTAAGTCACAATGATTTGTATGGTGAGCTTACGTGGAAATGGGGAGGTTTTCACAACTTGACAAGTCTAAAATTGTCAAACAATAATATCACCGGTGAGATACCATCAGAGCTTGGAAAGGCTACTAGGCTACAAGTCATTGATCTCTCGTCAAATCTCCTAAAGGGAACAATTCCAAAAGAATTGGCGCAGTTGAAGGCGTTGTTCAACCTtattcttcataacaaccatCTATTTGGTGTCCTTCCCGTTGAAATACAAATGCTATCTCAACTTCGTGCTCTTAATTTAGCTTCTAATAATCTTGGTGGATCAATCCCAAAACAATTGGGAGAGTGCTCAAATTTATTACAGTTGAACTTGAGTCATAATAAGTTCATAGGGAGCATCCCATCTGAGATAGGCTTCCTGCACTTTCTTGGAAATCTAGATCTCAGTGGGAATCTTCTGGCAGGAGAGATACCATCACAAATTGGGCAATTGAATCAGTTAGAAACGATGAACCTCTCTCACAACAAACTTTCCGGTTTGATTCCAACTGCTTTTGTAGATTTGGTGAGCTTGACAGATATAGACATCTCCTACAATGAACTAGAGGGCCCTATTCCAAAAATCAAAGCCTTCATTGAAGCTCCATATGAAGCTTTTATAAATAATAGTGGTCTCTGTGGAAATGTCAGTGGTCTAAAGCCTTGTACTCTTCTTACAAGCAGGAGAAAGAGCAAcaaaattgtcattttgattctttttccaCTCCTGGGCAGTCTACTTCTACTACTTATCATGGTTGGGTGTTTATACTTTCACCGCCGAACAAGTAGAGAAAGAGTTTCCTGTTTAGGAGAGCGACAAAGTCCACACAGTTTTGTAGTATGGGGCCATGAGGAAGAGATCCTACATGAAACTGTCATCCAGGCCACTAATAATTTCAACTTCAATAACTGCATTGGGAAAGGGGGATACGGAATTGTTTATCGAGCCATGTTGCCAACAGGTCAGGTGGTTGCCGTGAAGAAACTTCACCCATCCAGAGAGGGCGAGCTTGTGGATTTGAAAACTTTTAGAAATGAGATTCACATGTTAATAGATATTCGACATCGGAATATTGTGAAGTTATATGGATTTTGTTCATTAATAGAGCACTCTTTTTTAGTTTACGAGTTCATAGAAAGGGGAAATTTGAAGATGAATTTATCTAGCGAAGAACAGGCAATGGACTTGGATTGGAATAGAAGGCTTAATGTTGTTAAAGGTGTGGCCAATGCATTATCCTATTTGCACCATGATTGCTCGCCTCCAATCATTCATCGAGACATTTCCAGCAGCAATGTTCTTTTAGATTCGGAATACGAGGCTCATGTTTCGGATTTTGGGACAGCTCGGCTCTTGATGCCTGACTCAACCAACTGGACCTCATTTGCTGGCACCTTCGGATACATAGCTCCAG AGCTAGCTTACACAATGAGAGTGAACGAGAAGTGCGATGTCTACAGCTTTGGAGTGGTCACAATGGAAGTAATAATGGGAATGCATCCGGGTGATCTCATCTCATCTCTTTCTGCATCTGCTTTTTCCTCCTCATCGTTCTCTCAAATCAACCAGCATTCATTGTTGAAGGATGTGATAGACCAACGTATCCCACTTCCTGAAAATCGAGTTGCAGAAGGTGTGGTCTCCATTATCAAAATAGCATTTGCATGCTTGCTTGCCAATCCCCAATCTAGGCCAACCATGCGACAGGTAGCTTCGCAGCTCATAGCTCGATGGCCTCCGCTGCCAAAGTCATTCTCCGAAATAACATTGGAAGATCTGATGCCTCAAACAACTGTGACAGGCTGA
- the LOC140954475 gene encoding uncharacterized protein: protein MLKPPRPSYSELVSQLQNFDQRRNWFSNPTDITTPSLTHQLAFYGQQQQRPQSNSLGYRGPSQKFNSNGRGFQAQQRRDSSSSNSQRRPPPHGERRMTLAERDQYCDQQCQYCGMTGHVAKICWWVPKKPTQQDEIPQALAALTLDTTIADTEWTTDTGASNHMTSKPGTGNRTGSDNRETQG, encoded by the exons ATGTTGAAACCTCCCAGACCATCATACTCTGAGTTGGTCTCTCAACTCCAAAACTTTGATCAAAGGCGTAATTGGTTCTCCAACCCCACAGACATCACAACTCCTTCTCTCACTCATCAATTGGCTTTTTATGGACAGCAACAACAACGTCCACAATCAAACTCTTTAGGCTATCGTGGCCCCTCacaaaaattcaattctaaTGGTCGTGGATTCCAAGCTCAACAGCGAAGGGACTCCTCTTCATCAAATTCACAGCGTAGACCTCCACCACATGGTGAGCGTCGCATGACACTAGCAGAGAGGGATCAATACTGTGATCAACAATGCCAGTATTGTGGGATGACAGGCCATGTTGCTAAAATATGCTGGTGGGTGCCAAAGAAACCCACTCAACAAGATGAGATTCCACAAGCACTTGCAGCACTCACTTTGGACACCACCATTGCTGACACTGAATGGACAACGGACACTGGAGCTTCCAACCATATGACAAGTAAGCCAG GAACGGGAAACAGGACAGGCAGTGATAATAGGGAAACGCAAGGGTGA